Proteins from a single region of Streptomyces glaucescens:
- a CDS encoding SH3 domain-containing protein has product MTVENVEVRQTGGVTEAVATTGVRYYAVAPGVRLNVRSGPGTNYPVIRVLPEGAHVPIYCQRPGETVTGPYGTSKIWDNISQGEYVSDAYVQTGSDGYVASRCL; this is encoded by the coding sequence ATGACGGTGGAGAACGTGGAAGTGCGACAGACCGGTGGTGTCACCGAGGCCGTCGCGACGACGGGCGTGCGCTACTACGCGGTCGCCCCGGGCGTGCGGCTGAACGTCCGCAGCGGCCCCGGCACCAACTATCCGGTCATCCGGGTGCTGCCCGAGGGTGCCCACGTGCCGATCTACTGCCAGCGGCCCGGAGAGACGGTCACCGGTCCCTACGGCACGTCGAAGATCTGGGACAACATCAGTCAGGGCGAGTACGTCTCGGACGCCTACGTGCAGACGGGCAGCGACGGCTACGTCGCCTCGCGCTGCCTCTGA